In the Clostridium gelidum genome, GGGCGTCCCCTCCATTATTACCTTTTCCACATAATATTAAAAATGACTCCCCTTTATTCACCACTTCTTTGAATATAGCTATTGCAGCATTTTCCATAAGTATAAGTCCTGGAATTCCAATTTTATCAATAGCATATCTATCCATTTCTTTGCATTGATTAGCTGAAAAAACCTCAATCATTATATTACCTCCACCACTGCATAAGCTATTGCATTTTCTTTACTATGTGAAATACTAACATATATATTAAATTCTTTTATCTCCAATAATTCATAAATCTTACAGCTCAAATTCACAACAGGCTTTCCGAGTTTATCTCTGATCACTTCAATATCTTTTAATCCAAATCCTCTAAATCCTGTTCCTAGTGCTTTACTAATTGCTTCTTTAGCTGCAAAATTTCCAGCTATTACATTACCTTTTAGTCCCTTTGATTTGAAATATTCAATTTCATTATTCGTAAATGACTTTTCAATAAAACTACTTGTTCTCATCATTATCTTTTCTATTCTATGGATTTCTATTATATCCGTCCCAATTCCAATAATCATAATTTATCGCCTCTCTTAGTAATATATTACCACATACTAGCGTAAATATTTAATTATTGATATTATTTCATGCTAATTTATAGCTTGTTCTTGTTTTATTGCCATATCAAATTCATAAGCATGTTCATCTGCATAACTTCCTATAATATCAATTAAATGAATAGGCGAGACTTGATTATTATATAAATTCATAATTAGTTGTTTTACCTTATATCTATGAGGTGAAATTATGTCTATACTTCTTCTCTCTAAATTTATATTTTTTAAACCCACATAATCTTTTCTTTCAATTTCAATTCCATATGCCATTATTCCTCTATACTCTTTTTTTATAAGTCTGTACACATACCTAAACTCCACATCATCATCCCTATTAATAGATGTGTATTCCTCAACTAAATTCATACCCACTCACTCCTTAATTAGCAATTCTTATTCTCATACTTATATTATCATATAATATGTTAATATATTGTCAAAGCCTGTCCGTTATCCTAAAATTCATATTTTTTTTATTGACAATAAAACTTCTCACTTTAGCTTTTACAACATATAGATTCTTCAAAACCTTATAATTACAATTTCATTTGTCGAAATTTGATTAACATAAGTTTTCTAACTATCAATGTAAACATTATTTCTAAGTCTATCTTACTTTTTTATTTTAACAATATAATTATATTGTTAAAATAAAAAAAGAGCTAAAATAGCTCTTTTTTTATCTCATAATCTCTTTTCGTTTAACCATAATTGAAAAATAACGTTTAGATATCGTTTACACCTTTAGTATAACATACCCTCTACTAAATACAATACTTTTTTTATAAATAAATTATTATTTTCTATTATTTTTTATTATAATCTATAAATTAGGGTTACAATAATTATTTTCATATTTTCTTTATATTATTTAATACTATTAAATGAAAATAAATAGTATGATTTAATATGCATTAACCATACTATTTATTTTATATTAATATATCTTTTATTATATATTAAATCAGTTTATTCAAATTCAAATTATTATCTCTACAAAGCCTGTGTTTCAGCTTTCTTGTTCTCAAGAAATTTAAAATCCTCTGCCACAACTTCTGCTATATATTTTTTGTTTCCATCCTTATCTTCATAGCTACCTGTTCTAAGTCTTCCACTTAACGTTATAAGACTTCCTTTTTTCATATACTTTACTATAGCCTCGGCTTTTTTACCCCAAGCTACAATTTGTATAAAGTCCGCTTCTCTAATTCCATTAGGTAATTTAAAGTTTCTCTGTACAGCAATTGTAAATTTAGTATAAACTTTATCACTATTTTCAGTGTGCCTTAGTTCAGGGTCTTTAACTAATGTTCCTAATAATATTATTTTATTCATTTCTTACCTCCTGAATATTTGTTCTTTAAATTTATATCCACTTCACAAATTTGTATTCATTAAAAATAAAACTTTTTAATGAAAAATGCACAATTAAAGATAAATTCCTTAATTGTGCATTTAATTATAATCTACTAACATTAGTTTTATTTTTAACTTCTGATGTAACAAAATTTATTTCTACGCCTAAAATAATTATAATTGATATAAGAAATAACCAAGTCATAAGTATAAATACAGCCCCAAGACTTCCATAAAATCTAGAATAATTGTTGAAATTATCAATATAAAATGAGAATCCAAAAGATACTAATATCCAACCTATTGTGCTGAATAT is a window encoding:
- a CDS encoding DUF6514 family protein — its product is MNLVEEYTSINRDDDVEFRYVYRLIKKEYRGIMAYGIEIERKDYVGLKNINLERRSIDIISPHRYKVKQLIMNLYNNQVSPIHLIDIIGSYADEHAYEFDMAIKQEQAIN
- a CDS encoding single-stranded DNA-binding protein, with the protein product MNKIILLGTLVKDPELRHTENSDKVYTKFTIAVQRNFKLPNGIREADFIQIVAWGKKAEAIVKYMKKGSLITLSGRLRTGSYEDKDGNKKYIAEVVAEDFKFLENKKAETQAL
- the acpS gene encoding holo-ACP synthase, which produces MIIGIGTDIIEIHRIEKIMMRTSSFIEKSFTNNEIEYFKSKGLKGNVIAGNFAAKEAISKALGTGFRGFGLKDIEVIRDKLGKPVVNLSCKIYELLEIKEFNIYVSISHSKENAIAYAVVEVI